The Lonsdalea populi genome window below encodes:
- a CDS encoding DNA/RNA non-specific endonuclease: MLGGESNYGYVHNPVGWIDPFGLAKCPTITRGANGEIASARATVSPADLKTGTAVNSSARDAIKAIGLPGDDAGHILGKVLGGQGGKGNLFPQLSKINRGDYRMFEKSVRDYISQHGAVDIEWTFKYANGGLRPTGVQYDVYQNGSKVLGDFFRNI, translated from the coding sequence GTGTTGGGGGGAGAGAGTAACTACGGGTATGTTCATAACCCTGTTGGTTGGATTGATCCGTTTGGGTTGGCGAAGTGTCCAACCATTACGCGTGGTGCAAATGGTGAGATCGCCTCAGCACGGGCTACTGTATCGCCAGCAGATTTAAAAACAGGTACAGCCGTAAACTCGAGTGCGAGAGATGCTATTAAGGCTATAGGTCTGCCGGGCGACGATGCTGGCCATATCCTTGGTAAAGTACTGGGTGGTCAGGGCGGCAAGGGAAATCTGTTTCCTCAGCTATCAAAAATTAACCGTGGCGATTATCGGATGTTTGAGAAGTCGGTCAGGGATTATATTAGCCAACATGGTGCCGTAGATATTGAATGGACGTTTAAATATGCCAACGGTGGATTGCGCCCCACGGGGGTTCAATATGATGTCTATCAAAATGGCTCTAAGGTATTAGGCGACTTCTTTAGGAATATATGA
- a CDS encoding RhsIA family immunity protein → MMNISDEPIDVLLNFFAAMNQWEKNNLIPMREGGIEEQKKAQEEIDAIFLKFCTIRDRKIGRQASLHCGEPPEYDADNQPIGNVETKGKKVVIYTDQLNRLKNKYRYTLHYKNDEWRVDKKERFSPVEDKWIKDSL, encoded by the coding sequence ATGATGAACATATCAGATGAACCGATAGATGTATTATTGAATTTTTTTGCTGCTATGAATCAATGGGAGAAAAATAATCTCATTCCTATGAGAGAAGGAGGCATTGAAGAACAAAAAAAAGCGCAGGAGGAGATAGATGCTATCTTCTTGAAGTTCTGTACTATTAGAGATAGAAAAATAGGTAGGCAGGCATCATTACATTGCGGGGAACCTCCTGAGTATGATGCTGATAATCAGCCTATTGGGAATGTCGAAACCAAAGGTAAGAAAGTAGTTATTTATACTGATCAACTAAATCGATTAAAAAATAAATACCGTTACACACTTCATTATAAAAATGATGAGTGGCGCGTTGATAAAAAAGAACGATTTAGCCCAGTTGAAGATAAATGGATAAAAGATAGTTTGTAG
- a CDS encoding SymE family type I addiction module toxin, protein MAKAHSKSDITVNKATKTARYYTVGYASHNGKPNPPSAINLKGRWLEASGFMTGMPITVTVERGRIVIETEINL, encoded by the coding sequence ATGGCTAAGGCACATTCTAAGTCAGACATCACCGTTAATAAAGCAACCAAAACAGCGCGTTACTACACGGTGGGATACGCGTCGCACAACGGCAAGCCCAACCCACCCTCGGCGATTAACCTTAAAGGCCGCTGGCTGGAAGCGTCGGGGTTTATGACGGGGATGCCGATCACCGTGACGGTTGAGCGGGGAAGGATAGTGATTGAGACCGAGATTAATCTCTGA
- a CDS encoding CHC2 zinc finger domain-containing protein: MARIPDSELQHLKAAVPLVEVVRAQGRQVFKRGKDWVVLCPFHQEKTPSCVLSPEKNLYHCFGCNAGGSVLDWVMQTERLSLRKAVERLRGELGENPSVQPLVGQDEPAVFTEDEPGRQALLSRVVEFYHHTLLNAPEAIAYLEKRRLNHPELVAAFKLGFANRTLAYRLPAKKLKDGAAIRGQLQALGILRSSGHEHLAGSLVVPVIDMNGQVRELYGRKVSSELRKGTPLHLYLPGPHGGVWNEPALAAGKTVILCESLIDAMSFWVAGYRNVTAAYGVNGVTDEMRQAFIRHGVKQVLIAFDNDAAGNDAAVRLASLLVADGIAPFRVVFPAEMDANGYLCQVAEVAPAHPAPATLGHPCPAPEREFGLLIDGAVPMNDAAGTDVADTLPQREAATLPVSSLAAGVEAVRAAQADEPGVVLEALPNGELEITLSGQQWRIRGMAQVKPGAAALKVNAQVLDTASGVVFADSVDMMSARSRAGYARLSAAELGLAESALKQSLGRVLLALENHLNRPETHGESVPELDDDAKAEALALLRDPNLTGRITDDLAACGVVGESTNLLAGYLSAVSRKLDKPLAVLIQSSSAAGKSSLMDAVLGLIPPEERLQYSAMTGQSLFYLGETNLQHKILAIAEEEGVRQAAYALKLLQSDGELTIASTGKDDVTGNLVTKQYTVKGPVMLMLTTTAIDVDEELLNRCLVLTVNESREQTEAIHAQQRKAQTLEGLLMENEKGYLTELHQNAQRLLRPLNVVNPYASQLTFLSDKTRTRRDHMKYLTLIQSIALLHQYQREVKTVSHRGQVIEYIEVERSDIVLANNLAHEILGRTLDEMPPQTRKLLMLIQGWVADSGQPKAEYHFTRKQLRDAVQWGDTQLKIHLARLVELEYLLLHKRGLTFCYELLFDGDAQADNTHLCGLIDVPEAVEITGEDNYDSARSGVNETRSASGRGSVGSRSDKVKPIKASAGKGSVPSGRVNGKSPVPAAHDKPVVP, from the coding sequence ATGGCCCGCATCCCCGACTCCGAGTTGCAGCACCTGAAAGCTGCCGTGCCGTTAGTGGAGGTGGTGCGCGCGCAGGGTCGGCAGGTGTTCAAACGCGGCAAAGACTGGGTGGTGCTGTGTCCGTTCCATCAGGAGAAAACGCCGTCGTGCGTGCTCAGCCCGGAGAAGAACCTGTATCACTGCTTCGGCTGCAACGCGGGCGGCTCGGTGCTGGACTGGGTGATGCAGACGGAACGCTTAAGTCTGCGCAAGGCGGTGGAACGGCTGCGCGGCGAACTGGGCGAGAATCCGTCTGTTCAGCCGCTGGTCGGTCAGGATGAACCGGCGGTGTTCACGGAGGATGAGCCGGGCCGTCAGGCGCTGCTCTCCCGCGTGGTTGAGTTCTATCACCACACGCTGCTGAACGCGCCGGAGGCCATCGCCTATCTGGAAAAGCGCCGCCTGAATCATCCTGAGTTAGTCGCTGCCTTTAAGTTGGGGTTCGCCAACCGCACGCTGGCGTATCGTCTGCCAGCAAAGAAACTCAAAGACGGCGCGGCTATCCGGGGTCAGTTGCAGGCGCTGGGAATACTGCGTTCATCCGGTCATGAACATCTGGCGGGGTCGCTCGTGGTGCCGGTTATCGATATGAATGGTCAGGTGCGTGAACTGTACGGGCGCAAGGTCAGCAGTGAGTTACGCAAAGGCACGCCGCTGCACCTGTATCTGCCGGGGCCGCACGGCGGGGTGTGGAACGAGCCGGCGTTAGCGGCGGGTAAAACGGTCATCCTGTGTGAATCGCTCATCGATGCGATGTCGTTCTGGGTGGCGGGTTATCGTAACGTGACGGCGGCGTATGGGGTGAACGGCGTTACCGATGAGATGCGGCAGGCGTTTATCCGCCACGGCGTCAAACAGGTGCTGATAGCGTTCGATAACGATGCGGCGGGCAATGACGCGGCGGTCAGGCTGGCTTCCCTGTTAGTCGCTGACGGCATCGCACCGTTCCGGGTCGTGTTCCCGGCGGAAATGGACGCCAACGGCTATCTGTGTCAGGTAGCGGAGGTCGCTCCTGCGCATCCTGCGCCCGCGACACTGGGACATCCCTGTCCGGCGCCTGAACGCGAGTTCGGACTGTTAATCGACGGCGCGGTGCCGATGAACGATGCGGCCGGCACAGACGTGGCGGACACGTTGCCGCAGAGAGAGGCAGCGACGCTGCCCGTCTCATCGTTAGCCGCCGGTGTTGAGGCGGTGAGAGCGGCGCAGGCGGATGAACCGGGCGTGGTGCTTGAGGCGTTGCCGAACGGTGAACTTGAAATCACCTTATCCGGGCAGCAATGGCGCATCCGGGGCATGGCGCAGGTGAAACCGGGCGCGGCGGCGCTCAAGGTGAACGCGCAGGTACTCGACACGGCCAGCGGCGTGGTGTTCGCGGACAGCGTGGACATGATGAGCGCCCGCAGTCGTGCGGGCTATGCGCGGCTGTCCGCGGCGGAGCTGGGGCTGGCTGAAAGCGCGCTGAAACAGTCGCTGGGGCGGGTGCTGCTGGCGCTGGAAAACCATCTGAACCGACCGGAAACCCACGGTGAAAGCGTTCCTGAACTGGATGACGACGCCAAAGCGGAGGCGCTGGCGTTGCTGCGCGACCCGAACCTTACCGGCAGGATAACGGACGACCTGGCGGCCTGCGGCGTGGTGGGCGAATCGACCAACCTGCTGGCCGGTTATCTGTCGGCGGTGTCGCGCAAGCTGGACAAGCCGTTGGCGGTGCTGATACAGAGCAGTTCGGCGGCGGGTAAATCCAGCTTAATGGACGCGGTGCTGGGCCTTATCCCGCCGGAAGAGCGGCTGCAATACTCGGCCATGACCGGGCAAAGCCTGTTTTATCTGGGCGAAACGAACTTACAGCATAAGATACTGGCGATAGCGGAAGAGGAAGGGGTACGGCAGGCGGCGTATGCGCTGAAGCTGTTGCAGTCGGACGGGGAACTCACCATCGCCAGTACGGGCAAGGATGATGTCACAGGCAATCTGGTGACGAAGCAGTACACGGTAAAAGGCCCGGTGATGCTGATGCTGACCACCACGGCCATCGACGTGGACGAGGAACTGCTAAACCGCTGTCTGGTGCTGACCGTTAACGAATCCCGCGAACAGACCGAAGCTATCCATGCTCAGCAACGTAAGGCGCAAACGCTGGAAGGGCTGCTGATGGAGAACGAGAAAGGCTATCTGACCGAACTGCACCAGAACGCGCAACGGCTACTCAGACCGCTGAACGTGGTCAATCCCTATGCGTCACAACTGACGTTCCTGAGCGACAAGACGCGCACCCGGCGCGACCATATGAAGTACCTGACGCTGATACAAAGCATCGCGCTGCTGCACCAGTACCAGCGGGAGGTGAAAACCGTCTCGCACCGTGGGCAGGTTATCGAATATATCGAGGTCGAACGGTCGGATATCGTGTTAGCCAACAATCTTGCGCATGAAATCCTTGGCCGGACGCTGGACGAGATGCCGCCACAGACACGTAAGTTGCTGATGCTGATACAGGGCTGGGTTGCCGACAGCGGGCAGCCAAAGGCGGAATACCACTTTACCCGCAAACAGTTGCGCGACGCCGTGCAATGGGGCGACACGCAGCTAAAGATACACCTTGCGCGGCTGGTCGAACTGGAATACCTGCTGCTGCACAAACGCGGGCTGACGTTCTGCTATGAGCTGCTGTTCGACGGTGACGCACAGGCAGATAACACGCATCTGTGCGGCCTTATCGACGTGCCGGAAGCGGTAGAAATAACCGGGGAAGATAACTACGACTCCGCTCGGTCGGGGGTTAATGAAACGCGGTCGGCCTCTGGTCGGGGTTCAGTCGGTAGTCGGTCGGACAAGGTAAAACCCATCAAGGCCAGTGCTGGCAAGGGTTCTGTGCCATCCGGTCGGGTTAACGGCAAAAGCCCTGTTCCGGCAGCACACGATAAGCCCGTCGTACCGTAG
- a CDS encoding DNA/RNA non-specific endonuclease: MGGQGGKGNLFPQLSKINRGDYRMFEKSVRDYISQHGAVDIEWTFKYANGGLRPTGVQYDVYQNGSKVLGDFFRNI, from the coding sequence CTGGGTGGTCAGGGCGGCAAGGGAAATCTGTTTCCTCAGCTATCAAAAATTAACCGTGGCGATTATCGGATGTTTGAGAAGTCGGTCAGGGATTATATTAGCCAACATGGTGCCGTAGATATTGAATGGACGTTTAAATATGCCAACGGTGGATTGCGCCCCACGGGGGTTCAATATGATGTCTATCAAAATGGCTCTAAGGTATTAGGCGACTTCTTTAGGAATATATGA
- a CDS encoding SymE family type I addiction module toxin: MADAHSTPDTAVFKISQHERYQRVGYRPNKGNTSTPAINISGKWLTEAGFTTGQPLKLRVMPGCIVITVQNIRALWQDLHALSIAPFDENAVTHWLNRFPGGLNLAGMENGR; the protein is encoded by the coding sequence ATGGCTGACGCGCATTCTACGCCAGACACCGCCGTTTTTAAAATCTCTCAGCACGAGCGCTATCAGCGCGTCGGCTATCGGCCCAACAAGGGCAACACTTCCACGCCCGCCATCAACATCAGCGGCAAGTGGCTCACTGAGGCGGGATTTACCACCGGCCAGCCGCTCAAGTTGCGTGTCATGCCGGGCTGCATTGTGATTACCGTGCAGAATATCCGCGCACTGTGGCAAGACCTGCACGCGCTGAGCATCGCGCCGTTTGATGAGAATGCCGTCACGCACTGGCTGAACCGTTTTCCGGGTGGGCTTAATCTGGCAGGGATGGAGAACGGGCGGTAA
- a CDS encoding SymE family type I addiction module toxin: protein MANAHSTPDTPISKTERRCVVGYRPQNGNTSTPALTLSGKWLREAGFETGVNVTVRITDGCIVLIPDSDEVQQLQQQLYKIKQLVNGLKAGMVNALSCAAE, encoded by the coding sequence ATGGCTAACGCGCATTCTACGCCAGACACCCCCATTTCCAAAACCGAGCGCCGCTGCGTTGTGGGATACCGCCCGCAAAACGGCAATACCTCCACACCCGCCCTTACCCTTTCCGGCAAGTGGCTGAGAGAAGCGGGATTTGAAACCGGCGTGAACGTCACCGTGCGGATCACCGACGGCTGTATTGTGCTGATACCCGACAGTGATGAGGTGCAGCAACTGCAACAACAGCTTTATAAGATAAAACAGTTGGTTAATGGATTGAAGGCCGGGATGGTTAATGCACTGAGCTGTGCCGCTGAATAA
- a CDS encoding CHC2 zinc finger domain-containing protein — protein MARIPDSELQHLKAAVPLVEVVRAQGRQVFKRGKDWVVLCPFHQEKTPSCVLSPEKNLYHCFGCNAGGSVLDWVMQTERLSLRKAVERLRGELGENPSVQPLVGQDEPAVFTEDEPGRQALLSRVVEFYHHTLLNAPEAIVYLEKRRLNHPELVAQFRLGFANRTLAYRLPPKAVQAGAKIRARLRGIGMMRESGHEHFTGSLIVPVITPDGQIREVYGRKITEGLRKGTPLHLYLPGPHGGVWNEPALVAGKTIILCESLIDAMSFWVAGYRNVTAAYGVNGFTDEMRQAFIRHGVKQVLIAYDNDPAGNDAAVRLASLLAAEGTVCFRLVFPAGMDANGYLCQVAEPEREFGLLIDGAVPMSDAAGTDVADTLPERAAATLPVSSLAAGVEAVRSAQASGAGVVLEALPGGELEIALSGQQWRIRGMAQVKPGAAALKVNAQVLDTASGVVFADSVDMMSARSRAGYARLAASELGLGENDIKRSLGRVLLALENHLNQPEADSETVPELDEDAKAEALALLRDPNLTGRITDDLAACGVVGESTNLLAGYLAAVSRKLDRPLAVLIQSSSAAGKSSLMDAVLNLIPPEERLQYSAMTGQSLFYLGETNLQHKILAIAEEEGVRQAAYALKLLQSDGELTIASTGKDDATGNLVTKQYTVKGPVMLMLTTTAIDVDEELLNRCLVLTVNESREQTEAIHALQRHKQTLEGLLMENEKGYLAELHQNAQRLLRPLKVVNPFASQLTFLSDKTRTRRDHMKYLTLIQSIALLHQYQREVKQVEHRGQVIEYIEVERSDIVLANNLAHEILGRTLDEMPPQTRKLLMLIQGWVADSGQPKAEYHFTRKQLRDAVQWGDTQLKIHLARLVELEYLLLHKRGLTFCYELLFDGDAQADNTHLCGLIDVPEAVEITGEDNYDSARSGVNETRSASGRGSVGSRSDKVKPIKASAGKGSVPSGRVNGKSPVPAAHDKPVVP, from the coding sequence ATGGCCCGCATCCCCGACTCCGAGTTGCAGCACCTGAAAGCTGCCGTGCCGTTAGTGGAGGTGGTGCGCGCGCAGGGTCGGCAGGTGTTCAAACGCGGCAAAGACTGGGTGGTGCTGTGTCCGTTCCATCAGGAGAAAACGCCGTCGTGCGTGCTCAGCCCGGAGAAGAACCTGTATCACTGCTTCGGCTGCAACGCGGGCGGCTCGGTGCTGGACTGGGTGATGCAGACGGAACGCTTAAGTCTGCGCAAGGCGGTGGAACGGCTGCGCGGCGAACTGGGCGAGAATCCGTCTGTTCAGCCGCTGGTCGGTCAGGATGAACCGGCGGTGTTCACGGAGGATGAGCCGGGCCGTCAGGCGCTGCTCTCCCGCGTGGTAGAGTTTTATCATCACACGCTGCTGAACGCGCCGGAAGCCATTGTCTATCTGGAGAAACGCCGGTTAAACCATCCTGAGTTAGTCGCGCAGTTCCGCTTAGGGTTCGCCAACCGGACGCTGGCCTATCGTCTGCCGCCCAAAGCGGTGCAGGCCGGAGCGAAGATCCGCGCCCGGTTGCGGGGCATCGGCATGATGCGCGAAAGCGGGCATGAGCACTTTACCGGTTCGCTGATCGTGCCGGTTATCACGCCGGACGGCCAGATCCGCGAGGTCTACGGACGTAAAATCACCGAGGGGTTGCGCAAGGGAACGCCGCTGCATCTGTACTTGCCGGGGCCGCACGGCGGCGTCTGGAACGAACCGGCATTAGTGGCGGGTAAAACCATTATCTTATGCGAATCCCTTATCGACGCCATGAGCTTCTGGGTCGCCGGCTATCGCAATGTGACGGCGGCGTATGGGGTGAACGGGTTCACGGACGAAATGCGGCAGGCGTTTATCCGGCATGGCGTCAAACAGGTGTTGATAGCGTATGACAACGATCCGGCGGGCAATGACGCGGCGGTCAGACTAGCTTCCCTGTTAGCCGCTGAGGGGACCGTCTGCTTCCGTCTCGTGTTCCCGGCGGGGATGGACGCCAACGGCTACCTGTGTCAGGTGGCCGAACCTGAACGCGAGTTCGGACTGTTAATCGACGGCGCGGTGCCGATGAGTGATGCAGCCGGCACAGACGTGGCGGACACGTTGCCGGAGAGAGCGGCAGCGACGCTGCCCGTCTCATCGTTAGCCGCCGGGGTTGAAGCCGTCAGGTCGGCGCAGGCATCCGGGGCGGGCGTGGTGCTTGAGGCGTTGCCGGGCGGTGAGCTTGAGATAGCGCTGTCGGGCCAGCAATGGCGCATCCGGGGCATGGCGCAGGTAAAACCGGGCGCGGCGGCGCTCAAGGTGAACGCACAGGTACTCGACACGGCCAGCGGCGTGGTGTTCGCGGACAGCGTGGACATGATGAGCGCCCGCAGTCGTGCGGGCTATGCGAGGTTAGCGGCCAGTGAGTTGGGGCTGGGTGAGAATGATATTAAACGTAGCTTAGGGCGGGTGCTGCTGGCACTGGAGAATCACCTTAACCAACCAGAGGCCGACAGTGAAACCGTGCCAGAACTGGATGAGGATGCGAAAGCGGAAGCGCTGGCGTTGCTGCGTGACCCGAACCTTACCGGCAGGATAACGGACGACCTCGCGGCCTGCGGCGTGGTGGGCGAATCGACCAATCTGCTGGCCGGTTATCTGGCGGCGGTGTCGCGCAAGCTGGACAGGCCGTTGGCGGTGCTCATCCAGAGCAGTTCGGCGGCGGGGAAATCCTCACTGATGGATGCGGTACTGAACCTGATACCGCCGGAAGAGCGGCTGCAATACTCGGCCATGACCGGGCAAAGCCTGTTCTATCTGGGTGAAACCAATCTCCAGCATAAAATCCTCGCCATCGCGGAAGAAGAAGGCGTCAGGCAGGCGGCGTATGCGCTGAAGCTGTTGCAGTCGGACGGGGAACTGACCATCGCCAGTACGGGAAAGGATGATGCGACGGGTAATCTGGTGACAAAGCAGTACACGGTAAAAGGCCCGGTAATGCTGATGCTGACCACGACCGCTATCGATGTGGACGAGGAGCTGTTAAACCGCTGTCTGGTGCTCACCGTGAACGAGTCGCGGGAGCAGACGGAAGCGATACATGCCTTGCAGCGGCACAAGCAGACGCTGGAAGGGCTGCTGATGGAGAACGAGAAAGGCTATCTGGCGGAGTTACATCAAAATGCCCAGCGGCTGTTACGCCCGTTAAAGGTGGTGAACCCGTTCGCCAGCCAGCTCACGTTCCTGAGTGATAAAACCCGCACCCGCCGCGACCATATGAAGTACCTCACGCTGATACAAAGCATCGCGCTGTTGCACCAGTACCAGCGGGAGGTGAAGCAGGTAGAACACCGTGGGCAGGTTATCGAGTATATCGAGGTCGAACGGTCGGATATCGTGTTAGCCAACAATCTTGCGCATGAAATCCTTGGCCGGACGCTGGACGAGATGCCGCCACAGACACGTAAGTTGCTGATGCTGATACAGGGCTGGGTTGCCGACAGCGGGCAGCCAAAGGCGGAATACCACTTTACCCGCAAACAGTTGCGCGACGCCGTGCAATGGGGCGACACGCAGCTAAAGATACACCTTGCGCGGCTGGTCGAACTGGAATACCTGCTGCTGCACAAACGCGGGCTGACGTTCTGCTATGAGCTGCTGTTCGACGGTGACGCACAGGCAGATAACACGCATCTGTGCGGCCTTATCGACGTGCCGGAAGCGGTAGAAATAACCGGGGAAGATAACTACGACTCCGCTCGGTCGGGGGTTAATGAAACGCGGTCGGCCTCTGGTCGGGGTTCAGTCGGTAGTCGGTCGGACAAGGTAAAACCCATCAAGGCCAGTGCTGGCAAGGGTTCTGTGCCATCCGGTCGGGTTAACGGCAAAAGCCCTGTTCCGGCAGCACACGATAAGCCCGTCGTACCGTAG
- the xerC gene encoding site-specific tyrosine recombinase XerC produces the protein MSQPKPPSPEALYLSRQTQTLRQHTGHYLDHLSAAGYSARTHEGYRERLLPFVAWCEDRGLRYAPQVSLAVLEGYQRWLRSYRKADGKPLAAGSQLGRLTGIRMLFRWLLRRHVILYNPAEMLTLPKEERRLPAQVLSVEETGGVLQSVESGTVIGLRNRVILEVLWSSGIRRAEAASLMLSDIDLSRGVMAVRQGKGNKDRVVPLGERAGKWLERYLNHARPELAKRYDSGHLFISHKGKGLARVTLTQMAGKAIRGTGHLDKPGACHVFRHSMATQMLENGADTRHIQAILGHEKLETTQIYTRVAIGHLQKVHGKTHPAERRQTARRKKKRDERRPDTTTSPDNNKK, from the coding sequence ATGAGCCAGCCAAAACCACCCAGCCCGGAAGCCCTTTACCTTAGCCGCCAGACACAGACGTTACGCCAGCACACCGGGCATTACCTCGACCACCTGAGCGCCGCGGGCTACAGCGCCCGCACGCATGAAGGTTACCGTGAACGGCTGCTGCCATTCGTGGCGTGGTGTGAAGACCGGGGCTTACGCTATGCGCCACAGGTGAGTCTTGCGGTGCTGGAAGGGTATCAGCGCTGGCTGCGGAGTTACCGCAAGGCAGACGGCAAACCGTTAGCCGCAGGCAGTCAGCTTGGTCGTCTGACGGGTATCCGGATGCTGTTCCGCTGGCTGCTCAGGCGTCACGTTATCCTGTATAACCCGGCAGAGATGCTGACCTTGCCGAAAGAGGAAAGACGCTTACCGGCGCAGGTGCTGAGCGTGGAAGAAACGGGCGGCGTGTTGCAGTCGGTGGAGAGCGGTACCGTTATCGGGCTGCGCAACCGGGTGATACTGGAAGTGCTGTGGAGCAGCGGGATACGCAGAGCGGAAGCGGCGAGCCTGATGCTGAGTGACATCGACCTGAGCCGGGGGGTGATGGCGGTGCGTCAGGGCAAGGGCAATAAAGACCGGGTGGTGCCGCTGGGCGAGCGTGCGGGTAAATGGTTAGAACGTTACCTGAACCATGCCCGCCCGGAACTGGCGAAACGGTATGACAGCGGCCATCTGTTTATCAGCCACAAAGGAAAAGGACTGGCGCGGGTGACGTTGACGCAGATGGCGGGCAAAGCCATCCGGGGCACGGGTCACCTCGACAAACCGGGCGCGTGCCATGTGTTCCGGCACAGTATGGCGACGCAGATGCTGGAGAACGGGGCGGACACGCGGCACATCCAGGCCATCTTAGGGCATGAGAAGCTGGAAACGACGCAAATCTACACGCGGGTCGCCATCGGTCACTTACAGAAGGTGCATGGAAAGACGCATCCGGCGGAGCGCAGGCAGACCGCGCGGCGGAAGAAGAAGCGGGACGAGCGCAGGCCGGACACGACAACATCGCCGGACAATAACAAAAAGTAG
- a CDS encoding helix-turn-helix domain-containing protein yields MMTSNYGNMALFDTVMMTEVLDMTDVNDTGFAQRLRDLRRQKGLSQSELGKLADLHYTHIGRFERGTSRPGGDTLKRLADALDVTGDYLLEGATDEAAKARFEDRELLRQFQEVEQLPDEDKEVIKKLLDAFLTKKQLQALAK; encoded by the coding sequence ATGATGACGAGTAATTACGGCAACATGGCTTTGTTTGATACCGTCATGATGACTGAGGTGCTTGATATGACAGACGTGAACGACACCGGATTTGCGCAGCGCCTGCGCGACCTGCGCAGGCAAAAAGGGCTTTCACAGTCTGAACTCGGCAAGCTGGCCGACCTGCATTACACCCATATTGGGCGCTTTGAGCGCGGCACATCCCGACCGGGCGGCGACACATTAAAGCGTCTGGCCGATGCGCTGGATGTGACCGGGGATTACCTGCTGGAAGGGGCGACGGATGAAGCGGCTAAAGCAAGATTTGAAGACCGCGAACTACTGCGGCAGTTTCAGGAAGTCGAGCAGTTGCCCGATGAGGATAAGGAAGTGATTAAGAAGTTGCTGGATGCCTTTTTAACCAAGAAGCAGTTACAGGCGCTGGCAAAGTAA
- a CDS encoding helix-turn-helix domain-containing protein: MPLSERLITLRKQRSLSQQAMADAIGIHANSWKKYETGLAQPSLDVLKKIATSLNVSTDFLLFDEHERVPADELSLQFEAVSQLPEEEQNVVREVLEGLIIKYQARRWDLARQAAKKRE; this comes from the coding sequence ATGCCCTTGTCTGAACGTCTTATCACCCTGCGCAAGCAACGCAGCCTGTCACAACAGGCAATGGCGGATGCTATCGGTATCCACGCCAACAGTTGGAAGAAGTACGAGACCGGATTGGCCCAGCCCTCCCTTGATGTGCTCAAGAAGATTGCCACCTCATTGAACGTCAGCACGGATTTTTTGTTGTTTGATGAACATGAGCGTGTGCCAGCCGACGAACTGTCGCTACAGTTTGAGGCAGTCAGTCAGTTACCGGAAGAAGAGCAGAACGTTGTCCGCGAAGTACTGGAAGGATTGATTATCAAGTATCAGGCTCGCCGCTGGGATTTAGCACGGCAGGCTGCGAAGAAGAGAGAGTAA